One window from the genome of Salvia miltiorrhiza cultivar Shanhuang (shh) chromosome 7, IMPLAD_Smil_shh, whole genome shotgun sequence encodes:
- the LOC130991849 gene encoding ACT domain-containing protein ACR9, translated as MGRGEMGMTSDDVVLIEKGKKADEPYVITVNCPDKTGLSCDICHAILEFDLYMTRGDVSTDGIWCYIILWVIPHSRSHVVRWGNLKERLLSICPPLVPSFHLYQPLPRSSSSPIYLLKFCSLDRKGLLNDVTRVLDELNHTIQRVKVSTTPDGCVVDLFFITDNLGLLHTKERQDVLCERLYTVLGESCISCELQLAGSQYDNLQCVSSLSPLVAEELFRFTLSDNESRSQALSLDIKELKKASINTDNSLSPAHTLLQINCVDHKGLLYDIMRTLKDYSIQVAYGRFLPVNKSHRELDLFIQHKDGKKIVDPEKQEAISSRLKLEMLHPLRVLITNRGPDVELLVANPTELSGRGRPRVFYDVTSALKSLGICVFLAEIGRHSAAEREWEVYRFLLDENCSFQLSSTQVRNQIVDKVRRTLMGW; from the exons ATGGGCCGAGGCGAGATGGGGATGACCAGCGATGACGTCGTATTGATCGAAAAGGGGAAGAAAGCCGACGAGCCATACGTAATCACGGTGAATTGTCCTGACAAGACTGGCTTGAGCTGTGACATTTGCCATGCTATTCTCGAATTCGACCTCTATATGACTAGAGGAG ATGTTTCCACTGATGGCATATGGTGCTACATAATATTATGGGTGATTCCTCATTCCAGATCACATGTTGTGAGGTGGGGCAATTTGAAAGAGCGCCTTTTATCCATTTGCCCTCCCCTGGTACCATCATTCCACTTGTACCAGCCATTGCCACGCAGTTCCTCTTCTCCCATTTACTTGCTGAAGTTTTGTAGCCTTGACCGGAAGGGATTGCTAAATG ATGTTACTCGTGTTCTTGATGAGCTCAATCATACAATTCAGAGAGTGAAAGTGTCTACAACTCCAGATGGATGTGTTGTTGACCTCTTCTTCATAACAGATAACTT GGGGCTCTTACATACAAAAGAGAGGCAAGACGTATTATGTGAGCGGTTGTACACTGTTCTTGGTGAATCTTGTATTAGTTGTGAACTTCAGTTAGCAGGGTCTCAGTATGATAACCTTCAGTGTGTTTCTTCTCTGTCTCCACTTGTTGCTGAAGAATTGTTCAGATTCACACTATCCGACAATGAATCTCGTTCACAGGCTCTGAGCTTGGATATCAAGGAGTTGAAAAAGGCTAGCATAAATACTGACAATTCTCTGAGCCCTGCTCACACTTTACTTCAGATTAACTGTGTAGATCACAAAGGCCTTCTTTATGATATCATGCGGACATTGAAAGATTACAGCATCCAG GTAGCATATGGCCGTTTTTTGCCTGTAAATAAAAGTCACCGGGAACTAGACCTATTTATTCAGCATAAAGATGGGAAAAAGATAGTGGATCCAGAAAAGCAAGAGGCGATCAGCTCTCGGTTAAAGCTGGAAATGCTTCACCCGCTGCGTGTTCTTATCACAAATCGAGGGCCAGACGTCGAGCTTTTGGTTGCTAATCCAACAGAATTATCTGGAAGGGGAAGGCCAAGAGTTTTCTATGATGTTACTTCTGCCCTAAAGAGTCTTGGAATCTGCGTGTTTTTG GCGGAAATTGGAAGGCATTCAGCTGCAGAACGTGAATGGGAGGTATATAGATTCCTTCTAGACGAAAACTGCAGCTTTCAGTTGTCAAGTACACAGGTAAGAAATCAAATTGTCGACAAGGTTAGGAGGACGCTGATGGGCTGGTGA